A part of Camelus bactrianus isolate YW-2024 breed Bactrian camel chromosome 7, ASM4877302v1, whole genome shotgun sequence genomic DNA contains:
- the ZNF425 gene encoding zinc finger protein 425, whose amino-acid sequence MTGTGLRPGPGSRGLGARAVPLVICGEVARWRNPQSRQWSAQLTVAFDDVALYFLEQVWDILEKWQKEMYQQEMKTNYETLDSLGCAFSKPNLITWMEQGRMLFIRDQERLEKTQVTLRPSAGQQLDLNTGTSLCVGDQGTPGAKEEECHLNDLQEQGSCAPSSKEERKISSDQRASLKHPSLQETEMLNKNLDATASNQDQNDPWPKLTRAPGHLEIPPGPRLYSCFVCRKVFQIKRDLVKHKRNHSKSQPCKDPKQETKSQGNAELGMDPAILCKQQHFQGGRFKESCFLKRSLVTRQTVDMGQRPFQCPKCDKAFQDRATLEKHLCLHKGERPFSCEECGQGSIQPGQLADPLGVHSGRRPFQDPQCGQSSSRPAALLAHERTHIAQQPFSCDQCGRRFSHKARLTDHIRVHTGEKPFQCPECQKSFRLNRSLKAHRFQHSGQKPFGCPECERRFCWRNALRAHQRLHGQEKPFSCGDCGRSFTRPSKLARHRRVHDRQEFASDQCARTFSRPARLARHRGAHARDRAASCAQRGRGSRRPAHLAEHRRLHGGARPFRCPECDKSFFWKASLKVHQRRHRGELPFVCGECGKAFAQPSQLTEHGRIHSGERPFPCPECDRRFRLKGNLKSHLLQHRGDKPFSCAKCGKSFTQQYRLREHARVHSGEKPFQCPHCGKSYCIRGSLKVHLHTHRAEKPFGCPECGKGFLQKRSLKMHLRHHQGERPFPCAECGRSFTYLGALNTHLAVHARGKPCGP is encoded by the exons ATGACCGGGACTGGGCTCCGACCCGGGCCGGGAAGTCGCGGCTTGGGGGCTCGAGCTGTTCCGCTGGTGATCTGCGGGGAAGTGGCCAGGTGGAGAAACCCACAGTCTCGCCAGTGGTCCGCTCAG TTAACCGTGGCATTTGATGATGTGGCCTTATACTTTTTGGAGCAAGTGTGGGACATCCTGGAAAAGTGGCAGAAGGAGATGTATCAGCAAGAAATGAAGACCAATTATGAGACACTTGATTCCCTGG GCTGTGCTTTTTCAAAGCCCAATTTGATCACCTGGATGGAACAAGGAAGAATGCTGTTCATCAGAGACCAAGAGCGCTTAGAAAAAACACAAGTGACCCTTAGGCCTTCTGCTGGCCAGCAGTTGGACTTGAATACTGGCACGTCCCTATGTGTTG gtGACCAAGGAACTCCTGGGGCAAAAGAAGAGGAATGCCATTTAAATGATCTCCAGGAGCAGGGCTCATGTGCTCCCTCAtccaaggaggaaagaaagatttCATCAGATCAAAGAGCCTCCTTAAAACATCCAAGTCTCCAAGAAACAGAGATGCTAAATAAAAACCTTGACGCCACAGCATCTAATCAGGACCAGAATGATCCATGGCCTAAGCTGACCAGAGCCCCAGGTCACCTGGAAATTCCACCAGGGCCGAGACTTTATTCCTGCTTTGTCTGTAGGAAGGTCTTCCAGATAAAGAGAGACTTGGTGAAGCACAAAAGGAACCACTCCAAGAGCCAGCCCTGTAAAGATCCGAAGCAGGAGACCAAGTCCCAAGGGAACGCTGAGCTCGGGATGGACCCGGCGATCCTGTGTAAGCAGCAGCATTTCCAGGGTGGCAGGTTCAAGGAGAGCTGTTTTCTTAAGCGCAGCCTGGTCACTCGCCAGACTGTTGACATGGGGCAGCGGCCCTTCCAGTGCCCCAAGTGCGACAAGGCCTTCCAGGACAGAGCCACTTTGGAGAAGCACCTGTGTTTGCACAAAGGGGAGAGACCGTTTTCCTGCGAGGAGTGTGGCCAGGGTTCCATCCAGCCGGGCCAGCTCGCCGATCCTCTCGGGGTGCACAGCGGGAGGAGGCCTTTCCAGGATCCGCAGTGCGGCCAAAGCTCCTCCCGGCCGGCGGCCTTGCTGGCCCACGAGCGGACGCACATCGCGCAGCAGCCGTTCTCTTGTGACCAGTGCGGGAGGAGGTTCTCCCACAAGGCCAGGCTCACCGATCACATCAGGGTGCATACGGGGGAGAAGCCCTTCCAGTGTCCCGAGTGCCAGAAAAGCTTCCGCCTCAACAGGAGCCTGAAGGCGCATCGCTTCCAGCACAGCGGGCAGAAGCCCTTTGGGTGCCCGGAGTGCGAGCGGCGCTTCTGCTGGCGGAACGCCCTGCGGGCGCACCAGCGGCTGCACGGCCAGGAGAAGCCGTTCTCCTGCGGGGACTGCGGCCGGAGCTTCACCCGGCCTTCCAAGCTTGCGCGCCATCGCCGAGTGCACGACAGACAGGAGTTCGCCAGCGACCAGTGCGCCAGGACCTTCTCGCGGCCGGCCCGGCTGGCGCGCCACCGCGGGGCCCACGCCCGGGACCGGGCGGCGTCCTGCGCCCAGCGCGGCCGGGGCTCCCGGCGGCCCGCGCACCTGGCGGAGCACCGGCGGCTTCACGGCGGCGCGCGGCCCTTCCGCTGCCCCGAGTGCGACAAGAGCTTCTTCTGGAAGGCCTCCCTGAAGGTCCACCAGCGGCGGCACCGGGGCGAGCTGCCGTTCGTGTGCGGGGAGTGCGGCAAGGCCTTCGCCCAGCCGTCCCAGCTCACCGAGCACGGCAGGATCCACAGCGGGGAGAGACCTTTCCCGTGTCCCGAGTGCGACAGGCGTTTCCGCCTCAAAGGCAACCTGAAGAGCCACCTGCTCCAGCACCGCGGCGACAAGCCCTTCTCCTGCGCCAAGTGCGGCAAAAGCTTCACGCAGCAGTACCGGCTCAGGGAGCACGCCCGCGTCCACAGCGGCGAGAAGCCCTTCCAGTGCCCGCACTGCGGCAAGAGCTACTGCATCCGCGGCAGCCTGAAGGTCCACTTGCACACACACAGGGCAGAGAAGCCCTTCGGGTGTCCCGAGTGCGGCAAAGGCTTCCTCCAGAAGAGGAGTTTGAAGATGCATCTGCGTCACCACCAAGGGGAGAGGCCTTTTCCCTGTGCTGAGTGCGGGAGGAGCTTTACCTACCTGGGCGCCCTCAACACCCATCTTGCGGTCCATGCCAGGGGAAAACCCTGCGGCCCCTAG